The following proteins come from a genomic window of Sorghum bicolor cultivar BTx623 chromosome 3, Sorghum_bicolor_NCBIv3, whole genome shotgun sequence:
- the LOC8068009 gene encoding uncharacterized protein LOC8068009 isoform X2, which yields MIVAAAPAPPVPAPPAKPPLPILSSSLRRGSSSWWFSNGNAHGRDSTTSSRATRRRWWSDPDGSEEDYGSSSLEDEEYDYDYDYDDEAAFPGFGGAGELFDEPWFSKMYGFLLPVMLVSMFAATGTKAFLMAMVFPLGQSAISFLLDAVWGRSRKGNRDDRRWRRPVQEEDYPEDTTDFATGGRGNRYSGGTSSYYEGRRGRRSYQSRVSNDFVDAASTAVGADDNTSSSSSGDGWGGSKSSGGYGGWDEILDNNTAAAQEAKRSSNSFSAGNNGYGTKSRPPTTGEEDADYTAAAGGGGRVEQGVGAPPERMRMRRRRMPRTMGLGSTRYKQAPLLMRLLVAVFPFMGSWFRL from the exons ATGATAGTAGCTGCTGCCCCTGCGCCTCCAGTTCCAGCACCACCAGCCAAACCGCCCCTTCCTAtcctctcctcctccctccGCCGCGGCTCCTCCAGCTGGTGGTTCTCCAACGGCAACGCCCATGGAAGAGACAGCACCACGAGCAGCAgggcgacgaggaggaggtggtggtccgACCCCGACGGCAGCGAAGAAGACTATGGGTCCTCTTCTCTAGAGGACGAGGAGTACGATTACGATTACGATTACGACGATGAGGCTGCGTTCCCCGGATTTGGAGGGGCCGGGGAGCTGTTCGACGAGCCCTGGTTCTCCAAG ATGTACGGATTCCTGCTACCGGTGATGCTTGTGTCCATGTTTGCTGCAACGGGAACAAAGGCCTTTCTAATGGCCATGGTGTTCCCGCTTGGTCAGTCGGCCATATCATTTCTTCTTGACGCTGTATGGGGAAGGAGTAGGAAAGGCAACCGCGACGATAGGCGGTGGAGGAGACCAGTCCAAGAGGAAGATTACCCTGAGGACACCACCGACTTTGCGACAGGTGGTCGAGGCAATAGATACAGCGGCGGCACCAGCAGCTATTATGAGGGGAGGAGAGGGAGGCGCAGCTACCAGTCAAGGGTTTCTAACGATTTTGTTGATGCTGCCTCAACTGCTGTTGGAGCTGATGAtaacaccagcagcagcagcagtggagATGGCTGGGGAGGCAGCAAAAGCAGTGGCGGATATGGAGGATGGGATGAGATTCTGGACAACAACACTGCTGCTGCCCAGGAGGCGAAGAGGAGCAGCAACTCATTCTCAGCTGGCAACAATGGTTACGGCACGAAATCACGGCCTCCAACGACTGGGGAGGAAGATGCGGATTATACTGCCGCTGCTGGCGGTGGTGGAAGAGTGGAGCAGGGAGTAGGAGCTCCTCCAGAAAGAATGAGAATGAGACGACGGCGGATGCCAAGAACGATGGGGCTGGGCAGTACCAGGTACAAGCAGGCACCACTCTTGATGCGCTTGTTGGTGGCAGTCTTCCCGTTCATGGGATCATGGTTCAGGTTGTAG
- the LOC8061851 gene encoding probable glucuronosyltransferase Os01g0675500 yields MARRNAGAMQREGSAGSVKDWSEFDPSPSPKLAYSQSYVAMRGLLTSVASLDPVLMSSSLKSLWAALSSHRHARSLERPKYKGVNWKRPMFHLLVCFLVGVFIGFTPLFSLDLSNNIDSENETLPFDGDVVDRQMLELKSTKLEPFVAAAESEATEEQLVDESPPVPAMLDDEADFIEASHVQPSANDSDFVARKQLIIVTTTSVRPHQAYYLNRLAHVLKNVPPPLLWIVAEWPYQSRETAEILRSSGVMYRHLICNRNSTNIRKIIVCQKNNAIFHIKKHRLDGIVHFADEERVYSVDLFEDMRKIRRFGTWPVATHVGARYKVILEGPVCRGNQVIGWHTNQRRGVPRRFPIGFSGFAFNSTILWDPQRWNSPTLESIILHSGGRGGLQESRFIEKLVEDETQMEGLTDNCTRVMVWNFDLEPPQLNYPTGWLLQKNLDIIVPIT; encoded by the exons ATGGCCCGAAGAAATGCCGGCGCAATGCAGCGGGAGGGTTCGGCGGGGTCGGTTAAGGACTGGTCGGAATTCGACCCCTCGCCGTCCCCCAAGCTGGCGTACTCGCAGTCCTACGTCGCCATGAGAGGGCTGTTGACGTCGGTGGCTTCTCTGGACCCTGTCCTGATGTCCAGCAGCCTCAAGTCTCTGTGGGCGGCACTGTCATCGCACAGGCACGCTCGGTCCTTGGAGAGGCCAAAGTACAAGGGGGTGAACTGGAAGAGGCCCATGTTCCATCTGCTTGTGTGCTTCTTGGTGGGAGTTTTCATTGGATTCACACCACTCTTCTCTCTCGATTTATCCAACAACATAGATTCTGAAAACGAGACGCTTCCGTTCGATGGAGATGTGGTTGACAGACAAATGCTGGAGCTTAAAAGTACAAAGTTGGAGCCGTTTGTGGCTGCGGCAGAGAGTGAAGCCACCGAAGAACAACTGGTTGATGAGAGTCCTCCAGTTCCTGCGATGTTGGATGATGAGGCGGACTTCATCGAAGCGTCGCATGTCCAACCTTCTGCTAATGACTCTGACTTTGTTGCGAGGAAGCAGCTGATAATTGTGACGACAACCTCTGTTCGACCACACCAGGCATATTACTTGAATCGTCTGGCTCATGTGTTAAAAAATGTGCCGCCGCCTCTACTGTGGATTGTGGCGGAGTGGCCATATCAGTCCCGTGAAACAGCGGAGATCCTGAGGTCTTCTGGGGTTATGTACAGACATCTTATCTGCAATCGGAACAGCACAAACATAAGGAAGATTATTGTCTGCCAGAAGAACAATGCGATTTTTCATATAAAGAAGCACCGTTTAGATGGTATAGTACATTTTGCTGATGAGGAGCGAGTGTACTCAGTTGATTTATTTGAAGACATGCGAAAAATCAG GCGCTTTGGTACGTGGCCAGTAGCAACACATGTTGGAGCCAGGTACAAGGTGATTTTGGAAGGACCCGTTTGTAGGGGTAATCAAGTCATTGGATGGCATACAAACCAGAGAAGGGGTGTACCTCGACGATTTCCAATTGGTTTTTCTGGGTTTGCTTTTAACAGCACTATACTTTGGGATCCCCAGAGATGGAACAGCCCCACTTTAGAGTCTATTATACTCCAttcaggtggcagaggtggctTGCAG GAGTCAAGATTCATTGAGAAGCTTGTCGAGGACGAGACTCAAATGGAAGGCCTCACAGACAACTGCACTCGGGTTATGGTCTGGAATTTCGACTTGGAACCTCCACAGCTGAATTACCCTACTGGCTGGCTGCTGCAGAAGAACCTAGACATAATCGTGCCTATAACCTAA
- the LOC8068009 gene encoding uncharacterized protein LOC8068009 isoform X1: MIVAAAPAPPVPAPPAKPPLPILSSSLRRGSSSWWFSNGNAHGRDSTTSSRATRRRWWSDPDGSEEDYGSSSLEDEEYDYDYDYDDEAAFPGFGGAGELFDEPWFSKVFKMYGFLLPVMLVSMFAATGTKAFLMAMVFPLGQSAISFLLDAVWGRSRKGNRDDRRWRRPVQEEDYPEDTTDFATGGRGNRYSGGTSSYYEGRRGRRSYQSRVSNDFVDAASTAVGADDNTSSSSSGDGWGGSKSSGGYGGWDEILDNNTAAAQEAKRSSNSFSAGNNGYGTKSRPPTTGEEDADYTAAAGGGGRVEQGVGAPPERMRMRRRRMPRTMGLGSTRYKQAPLLMRLLVAVFPFMGSWFRL, translated from the exons ATGATAGTAGCTGCTGCCCCTGCGCCTCCAGTTCCAGCACCACCAGCCAAACCGCCCCTTCCTAtcctctcctcctccctccGCCGCGGCTCCTCCAGCTGGTGGTTCTCCAACGGCAACGCCCATGGAAGAGACAGCACCACGAGCAGCAgggcgacgaggaggaggtggtggtccgACCCCGACGGCAGCGAAGAAGACTATGGGTCCTCTTCTCTAGAGGACGAGGAGTACGATTACGATTACGATTACGACGATGAGGCTGCGTTCCCCGGATTTGGAGGGGCCGGGGAGCTGTTCGACGAGCCCTGGTTCTCCAAG GTATTTAAGATGTACGGATTCCTGCTACCGGTGATGCTTGTGTCCATGTTTGCTGCAACGGGAACAAAGGCCTTTCTAATGGCCATGGTGTTCCCGCTTGGTCAGTCGGCCATATCATTTCTTCTTGACGCTGTATGGGGAAGGAGTAGGAAAGGCAACCGCGACGATAGGCGGTGGAGGAGACCAGTCCAAGAGGAAGATTACCCTGAGGACACCACCGACTTTGCGACAGGTGGTCGAGGCAATAGATACAGCGGCGGCACCAGCAGCTATTATGAGGGGAGGAGAGGGAGGCGCAGCTACCAGTCAAGGGTTTCTAACGATTTTGTTGATGCTGCCTCAACTGCTGTTGGAGCTGATGAtaacaccagcagcagcagcagtggagATGGCTGGGGAGGCAGCAAAAGCAGTGGCGGATATGGAGGATGGGATGAGATTCTGGACAACAACACTGCTGCTGCCCAGGAGGCGAAGAGGAGCAGCAACTCATTCTCAGCTGGCAACAATGGTTACGGCACGAAATCACGGCCTCCAACGACTGGGGAGGAAGATGCGGATTATACTGCCGCTGCTGGCGGTGGTGGAAGAGTGGAGCAGGGAGTAGGAGCTCCTCCAGAAAGAATGAGAATGAGACGACGGCGGATGCCAAGAACGATGGGGCTGGGCAGTACCAGGTACAAGCAGGCACCACTCTTGATGCGCTTGTTGGTGGCAGTCTTCCCGTTCATGGGATCATGGTTCAGGTTGTAG